DNA from Nitrospira sp.:
AGCGATCGAACAGGCTCGCGAGGCCGAACTCATTCTGATCGATACGCCGGGGTTCAACCCTTACGAGCCCATCGCCGCTCAACGGTGGAGGGGGTTGTTGAACGGCACCGCTCCCATCGAAGTGCATCTGGTGCTCGCGGCGGGAACCAGGGTGCCGGATCTCGTGGTGAGTACGGGGCAATGCGTCGATGTGCCTTCCCTGCGGTTGTTGTTTACGAAACTCGATGAGACGACGGGGTACGGCGGCATCTTCGAAGCTGCCCATCGAACCGGAGTCCCGCTGTCCTACTGGGGATCCGGTCAACGGGTGCCGGATGACTTGATGTTGGCGCAAGTCGACCGTTTGGGCGACCTGCTCCTCGGGGGACAGATGAGGACGCCGGCGCTGCCCTCGAATCGTCCGTGGCATCGGCAGGTGGAACAGGCGATCCTGCCTGGAAGCAAGACACATTGGTGAAAGAGGGGAGAGAGGATGACGATACAACCAGGGATTCTGGACGGTCAGACGAAAGAACTCGACGCCTGCGTCGTTTCCTCCCGTACCCAGGTCATTACCGTGACGAGCGGCAAGGGCGGGGTCGGAAAAACCAATGTGGTGGCGAACACGGCCATTGCGCTGGCGCAAATCGGGAAACGGGTGCTCGTGCTCGATGCGGATCTCGGGTTGGGCAATATCGATATTTTGCTGGGCCTGACGCCGAAATACACGTTGGAACATGTGCTCAGCAAGGCCTGCCGTCTTGAGGATATCGCACTGGCCGGACCGGGCGGGATCGTCGTGCTCCCAGCCAGTACCGGCATTTCGCATCTGACGACCTTGACGGAAACGCAACAGCTGATTCTACAGGAGGAACTGGAGCGGCTGGCCTCCACCATGGATGTCCTGTTGATCGACACGGGAGCGGGCATTTCCTCGACCGTCACCTATTTCGCGGCGGCAGCACAATCGATCGTGGTCGTGGTGTCCCCGGAACCGACATCGTTGACCGATGCCTACGCCTTGATGAAGGTCCTGTTGCGGCAGTATCGGGAACGGCGGTTTCATGTGCTGGTCAATATGGTGAAGTCGCCGAAAGACGCGGCCCGTGTGTTTCGAAAGCTGGAGATGGCCGTGAGCCGGTTTCTCCATATCTCGCTGGACTACCTGGGAGCCATTCCACTGGACGACTACGTCCCCATGGCCGTCACCCAGCAGCGCGCCGTGATCGATCAATTTCCCCAGGCGCCGGCCAGCCGCGCGTTTCGAGAGCTCACCGAGGCGGTGGCACGACTGACTCCGCCGGCCCTTCCCAAAGGCACAGTGCAGTTCCTCTGGCAACAACTGGTACGGACGCACTGACTGAAAGGAACGCACAGGCATTATGGATGTTCGCAAAGAGACGGTGGCGGGGAACACTCGGAAGGTGATCCCGGAAGCAGATCGGGAGCGGGTCATCCAGGAGTTCACCCATGTTGTGAAGGCCATGGCCCACCGGTTGGCCTTTCGATTGCCGGCTTACATGGATGCCGAGGACCTGATGTCCGTCGGCATCATCGGTCTCATGGACGCGATGGATAAGTACGACCCGACCCGCGAAGCCAAGTTCAAAACCTATGCGGAGTTTCGCATCCGTGGCGCCATGCTCGATGAAATCCGCTCGATGGACTGGATTCCACGCTCGGTCCATGAGCGCATCACGCTCCTTCAGAAAACCTATTCGGAATTGTTGAATCGATTGGGCCGCCCGCCGACGGACCAGGAAGTGGGCAAGGAACTGAACATGTCGGCGGAGGAACTGGATGAATTCTTGACCCGCTCGCGGGGGGCGGTGGTCGTCAGTCTGGATGATCTCGGCGTGCAGGATGCGGACGGCCATAAGATCATCAGCATGTTGACCGATCCCAACCAGCCTGATCCCTTGTCCGTCTTGGTCAGTGAGAGGGCGCGGCATGTGTTGGAATCCGCCATCCAAGAGCTGCCGGAGAAAGAGCGCACCGTGCTCTCCCTCTATTATTTCGAGGAACTCACCATGAAAGAGATCGGGCAGGCGCTCAAAGTCACGGAGTCGCGGGTCTGCCAGATCCATTCGAAGGCCATTCTCCACCTCAAGGCCCGACTGCAACCGGTCGAGGCCTGAGCGGCTTCACTGCACATCTGAACGGCATAAGCGTCGTTGTTGGTCGTTAGTGACGGCGCGCCGTTCCGGCGCCGGCGTTCCTTCAGTTTCTCCCTTCCCCTTCCGATACTCCATCAGACCATGGGGCCGAGGCAGGTCTCTTTTTCTGATTCCATGCTCTCCTCACGTTCAAAAGCTGCAGACTCTATCGACGGCAAAGGGCCTGCGGCGACAGGCCGGCACGGTTCATTCGGAGACGATGGAACCGCCGGCGGTTTGGATCCGACCAGGCTCGGCATGGTGGTATCCATCATGCTGGTGGTGGGCGGGTTGTATTGGACTGCGTCGGTCGGCCTCCTGACCGTTTCGGCTTTGACGGCTTACCCCAAGGCGATTTGGATCGGCGCTACCGTCCTGTTCATATCCGTCGTCGGTGCAACCCTCTGGACTGCGTGGAGTTCGAGATCCGACTCCAACGGTCGGCTGCTTTCGGAAGCTTCCAATGTCCGTATCCTGAGCACCTACGATTCGGTGACCGGATTGCCGACGAACCGGCTGTTCACCTCCCTCCTGAATCAAGCGCTGCCGCGAGCCCACAAGAACGGCCGCCTGGTTGCGGTCCTCATGGTCGAATTGGACCACTTCACCTTATCGAGCGAATTGCAAGGGCATGTGAACCGCAACATGATCTATCGTGTTCAGGCGGCCAGGATGAAGAGTGCCCTGCGCACGACCGACTGCGTCGCGAGGCTTGCCGAACGTACCTTCGTCGTGTTACTGGATCAGGTTATGGCGCAGGATGAGGTGGTAGCGGTCGCCAAGAAAATGCAGGGGACGGTCTCGCTGCCCTTCACCTTGGATGGGCATGAGGTGTTCTTGACCAGCCGTATCGGGATCAGCCTCTCGACCCAGGACGGGGGAGAGGGGGGCCAACTCATCGAAGCCGCGACTCAAGCCGTCGCCACCGCCCGCGCCGAAGGGTATGCAATGTACGGTCTCCATGGAGCCGTTGTGACGCCGCAAGTCGATTCCACCGCCACGATCGCTGCCTGACATTCTCATCTCGACCAGGCTTCCTTCCCAGGTAGGCAGGACTTTCCTCTCCTCAGGCAAAGACTTCCTCTTCACCACAGAGAGTCATGTTGTCTCGCGACGCTTGTTCCGCCGACTGTAAGTCGGTGCGGAGAGGTGCCGTTGCCATCTACAGGCAATCATGGGGGTTTTCGTTTCGACTCTACCAGTCGTCGCTCGGGGAATCGGAATGACGGCAATGGCATGTCCATTGCTATTTCCCCTGTAGCAGATGAGGGTCTCTTAGAAAGTTTCCCACGATGAATCGAGCCATCTATCCCATCCTGTCCGGCGCCGTGGCCCAGGAAAAACAGCTGCAGGTGTTTGCCAACAATCTGGCCAACGTCAATACGGCCGGGTTCAAACAAGACCAGCAGGGGTTTCGCGGGCTCCTCGCACGAGCCGGTTCGCCGTCTGTGATCTCCTCGTCCGTGAGCGGAATCACGTCCACGATCGCCTCGCGTCCGACCGGCCCGACGGAGCGGGTGTTCGTCGAACCGCATGGAGTCCGGACTGCATTCGAGCCGGGACGCATCCGCATTACGGGAAATCCCCTGGACCTCGCCCTGCAGGGGAAGGGCTTTTTTGAAGTGAAAACTCCCGAGGGCATTCGCTACACCAGGAACGGCATGTTCTCGTTGGATAACCAGCGACGGCTGGCGACGAATGTCGGGCATGTCGTGATGGGGACCAAGGGAGAGATCAAGGTCCCGCCCGGGACGGTGCAGATCAATGCACAGGGGACGATCCAAGTGGACGGCAACCAGATCGGCACCATCAAGGTCGTGGAGTTCCCGGATGCCCAGATGCCGCAAAAGTTTACGGAAGGGTTGTTTATGGGAGGGGAACCGAAGGTCTCAGCCGATCCTCAGTTGCAGTCGGGGCACATCGAGGAGTCGAACGTGAATTCTTTGGGCGAGATGGTGAAGATGATCCAGGGCATGCGCAGCTATGAGTCGGCGCAAAAACTGATTCAGACGCTGGACAACATGACTCAGACGGCGATCCAGGACCTGGGCCGCGTGCAGTAGGAGGACGTCTATGATTCGTGCGATGTGGACGGCGGCGACGGGCATGACCGCCCAACAACTGAATGTGGACACGATCGCTCACAACCTGGCGAACGTGAACACCAACGCCTTCAAGCGCAGCCGCGCGGAATTCTCAGACCTGCTCTATCAGATCCAACGGTTGCCCGGCACGAATGCGTCCAACATCGGAGTCTTTCCCACGGGGGTTCAGATCGGAGCCGGTGTACGTCCCGTCACGGTCGCCAAGGAATGGCTGCAGGGCAACATGAGGCAGACGAACAACGAGCTTGATCTGGCCATCGACGGGCCGGGATTCTTCCAGGTTTCCAGGCCGGACGGCACGATCATGTACACGCGCAACGGGTCGTTCAAGCGCGACAACGTGGGCAACCTGGTCACGGGCGACGGCGACCAGCTGACGCCGGTTATCACGGTTCCCTCCGGCGCGCTGAAAATCGATATCGGCCAGGACGGGACGGTCTCGGTCCTGCTTCCAGGCGTGACTCAAGCGTCCCAGGTGGGCCAGATTCAGCTGGTGCGGTTCGACAATCCATCAGGCCTTGTCTCCATGGGCAATAATCTGTTCCTCGACAGCTTTGCGTCGGGACCGGCGCTCCAGGGAACCGGCGGGTTTACCACCGGATTTGGAACGTTGCAGCAGGGGTTCCTGGAAAGTTCCAACGTCAATTTGGCGGAGGAGATGGTCAACATGATCATCGCCCAACGGAGTTATGAAATTAACTCCAAGACGATTCAAGCCTCGGACGAAATGATGCAGATCGCCAACAACCTGCGCCGGTAATCCGAACCGTACCTTTAACCAAGGATGCCATCTGTGATTCGAGCCGGCCTCATTCTCATCGCAACAATCAGCGTGGTCCAAGGCCTGGTTCTTCTCGCGATCGCAGCGGATGGACGGCCCAACCGCACGGCCGCCGGCAAGCCGTACGATGGAACGCAGCAGGGCGGTCACGATCTAACATCCGCGCGCGGGAAACGGTTCATCTACCCTGAGCAGGTGCGCTCCGCTATTCACGATTACGTCATGCGGGAACTTGCCGGGCGGGTGACCGATTGTCAGGTCGCGCTGGGTGATCCTCAACAGCCCATCGCGGCACCGGCCGGGACAATCGATTTGCAAGTCAGCGCCTCTCAATCGGATGAACCGCTCGGCCGCCGGGTCTTTCATATGCACCTGGTGGTGAACGGGCGCTTCATCAAGACGTTCGACGCGACGGCCGATATCGCCGCCGTACTCGAAGTGGTCGTCCCGGTCAGGCCCATCAAGGTCGATGAACAGATCGAGCGCGACGACGTCGGCACGGACCGGGTTGTCCTGTTCGATTTGAAGCAGCCGTTTGCCACCAACCCTGCCGAGGTGATCGGCAAGGCGGCCAGCAGGCCGCTTCCGCCCCAGAGTCCCATCCGGCTCACCGCAGTTCGGCGTCCCTTCGTCGTGCGCAAAGGCGATCGTGTGACGATCGAAGCCCGGCAGGGAGGGCTTTCTATTCAAACCGTCGGCGTCACCAAGTCCCACGGTGAATTGGGGCAGACCATCACCGTCTCCAATGTGGATTCCGGCAAGGAGTTGCGGGCGACCATCGTGGCTCCGGGGGTGGTGCGTGTCAACTTTTAACCGGTATGTCTCCAGCCATCGTCGGGTCGGAATCGGAGGGTGTTGCCTCTTGCTCGCTACGATGGCTGCCTGTTCAGCCTCCCCCAGCACGAAGCAACAGAAGGTGGACGTACCTCAATTGCCTCCGCCGAAGACTGCGGGATCGCTCTGGCAAGAGGAGAACGGCCGGGCCTACCTCTATGAAGATCTTCGCGCGATGCGGACCGGGGACATCATCACGATCAGGATCGAAGAAAAACACAAGGGGTCGAAGAGCGCCGATACCAGTGCTGAAAAGGACTCCACTGTGTCGAACAGCTTGAGCGGAAGCGGAGTCGGATATCTCGGCATTCCGGGGGTCCGCTTGAGCGGTGAAGCCAGGCGAGGATTCGGTATCGACGCCAGCGCATCGAATAAGTTCGGCGGCAAGGGTGCCACGAATCGCGAAGACACGTTGACCGGGACCATCTCGGCCATTGTGACGGAAGTGTTGCCGAACGGCGACCTGCGGATCGAGGGGCGGCGGGAAGTGACCGTCAATTCGGAACGGCAAATCATGACCATCGGCGGCATCGTCCGGCGTGTCGATGTCGATACCAAGAATACCGTGCAATCGAGCGCGATTGCCGACGCCAAAATCGAGTATTCCGGGCTGGGCGTGGTGGACGACGTGCAGCGCCCCGGCTGGTTCGTCCGTATCCTGGATTGGGTCTATCCGTTCTGATCATGAACCAATCGGAGAGAATCGGAGTCGTCATGACGAGGCCACGAAAACAACAACGAGTGATGATCATGCAATGTTTTCGGCTCATGCTGTCGAGCGGGGTGGTGCGTACGGCCGATGTGGATCCGGATCTCTTGCCCCGTCCATGGGCGCTCCCTGCGCCGAAACCGGTACCTGAGCCTGTGGCCAGGCCACAGGGGCTTCCCTGGTTTCGTCGAGCCGTGGTCGGAATGGCGGCGTTTCTGACGATCTCGCTGTTGAGCGTATCGCTGGCCCAGGCAGTTCGCGTCAAGGATGTCGCCACCATCGAAGGTGTTCGAGAAAACCAATTGATCGGATATGGTCTGGTCGTCGGCCTTGATCGCACCGGCGACCAGGTCATCGGAGGACAATTCACCATTCAAGCCATGATGTCCATGTTGAACAAGATGGGCATCAACCTGGTCATCAGTCCCATTCAGCTGCTCACGCGCAACATTGCGTCGGTGATGGTGACCGCGAAACTTCCGCCCTTCGTGAAGCCCGGTATGACGCTCGACGCCGTCGTCTCCTCGATGGCGAATGCGAAGAGCCTCCAAGGCGGCACCTTGCTGTTGACGCCCTTGAAGGCCCCCAACCAACAGGTCTTTGCCGTGGCGCAGGGGCCGGTCTCCATCGGTGGGTTCTTGGGAGGGACCGGCGGTCCCGGCGGAGCGACGGTGACGAAAAACCACCAGGCCGCCGGTGTGGTGCCGGCCGGCGCGATCGTGGAAAAAGAAGTGGTCGTGGATATCGATTCCTGGGATACCGTCTCCGTCCTGCTGCGGCATCCCGACTTTACCACCGCCATCCGGACCGCAGAGGCGATCGACGGCACGTTTGGGAAGGGGACTGCCGTACCGGTGAATGCGGGACTCGTCAAAACGACGCTCCCTGCAACCTTCCAAGGTCGGGTCGTGGAATACATTGCGACCATGGAAGGGCTGGACGTCACGGTCGATGTCGCGGCCAAGGTCGTGGTCAACGAACGCACCGGCACTGTCGTATTGGGTGAACATGTCCGTCTCTCCACCTGTGCCATCTCGCACGGCAACCTCACGATTTCGGTCAAGAATACCCTCAATGTGTCGCAACCTCCCGCGCCGATCATCGGGTCGACTCAAGGGCAGACCACCGTCACCCCAGATGTGCAGACCGAAGTGAAGGAACAGGAGTCGCGCCTGGTGGTCGTGGATCAAACGGTGACCCTCGGCGATGTCGTGCGGGCACTGAATGCGGTGGGAGTGACTCCCCGCGATCTGGTGGCCATTTTGTCCGCGTTGCGGGCGGCAGGCGCACTTCAAGCGAATCTTGAGATCGTATAGGAAGGGGAGGGATCGGTTCATGGACATCACGAATGCTCTTGCCGGTCAACTTGACCTGGCACAGATGGCTGTGTCCCAGCCCTCCGGCCTGTATAACCAGGCAGGGCAGGGAGGGAAGGAAACCAGCGCGGAATTGCACAGGGCCGCTCAAGAGTTCGAGTCCTACTTTATTTCCTATCTCCTCAAGAATATGAGGGAAACCGTACCGAAGGGCCTCCTCGACAGAAAGGGGGAGCAGGTCTGGTATTCCATTTATGATCAGGAAATCTCTCGCCTGGCGGCCCAGGCAGGGGGGATCGGGATCACGGCCTTTGTCGATGCCTATACGGAAAAATTCCGATAAACCTTGCGATCTCCTAAAGTTCCAAGCCGACCGCGCCGATAGAGGATTCGACCAGGGGAAAGGTCCCTTGAGGGCCCCTTGGCAATCTGGGAGGAGCAGCAACCATGGAGATCTCACAGAACGGCCGCTCGGCGGATCTCGCGAAAATCCTGCTGGGAGTCCAGGAAACCGATCGGACAGCAGCGAAGAAGGTGGTTCCTCAGGAAACGGGGACGCAGGATCGGGTGCAGATTTCCGAGCGGGCCAAAGAGCTGCAGCGCCTGCGGACTGCGGCTGAACAGCCGAATGCGGAGCGGGATGCCAGGGTCGAACAGATTCGCCGGTCGGTCGAAGGGGGAACCTACAGGATGGACGGTCAGAAAGTTGCGGACGCCATCATTCGCAACGTCTTGACCGACGCAGTTCTGTAGACCTGCCCGGCATACCGACTCTTCGTTCCTGCATCCGCCCATATCACGAACCGTCCTGCCGACGAGGGGCCATGGTTTCGACCGTGCAACAACCGGTACCCACAGAATCTCACAAGCTTCTCCGTCGCATGCACGACAAGATCCTTGCCTTCCAAGCCTTGCTCATTGAAGAGCAGCAAGCGATTCGAACCCTGTCCTTCGGGCAATTCACGACGGTCACGATGCGTAAAACTCAACTGTTGGATGAGATTCGAGAACTGGAACAAAGCCGCCGCAGCCTGCCGGCCGCGACAGGGCATCAGGAATCATCTGCCTCGTTCCGACAGCAGGAGGCAGAACTCGCCGCGGCCATAGGCAACACCGATCGGCTGAATCGGTTCAATGCTACGCTCATCGGACAGTCGCTCGTATTCTTGCAAGGCACTTTGCGGCTCTGGCAACGTTCGCCTGAGGCGGCGGCGCTCTACTCGTCCGCCGGCGCAGTCATGTCCGGCACGACCGGCATGGTGAGGGCCAAGGGCTAACTGGTAGACCTATGTCGGGACTCAACGGCCTGTTCGGAATCGGTTCCAATGCCCTGGCGACCTTTCAGCGCGCCTTGACCGTGACCGGCCAAAACATCGCCAACGTCAATACCGAGGGCTACTCGCGACAGGAGATCATCCTCAATGAAAGCGAGCCGGAAAACGGACGGCCGGGCCAGGTCGGAACCGGCGTCGAAGCGGCT
Protein-coding regions in this window:
- a CDS encoding Flagellar synthesis regulator FleN: MTIQPGILDGQTKELDACVVSSRTQVITVTSGKGGVGKTNVVANTAIALAQIGKRVLVLDADLGLGNIDILLGLTPKYTLEHVLSKACRLEDIALAGPGGIVVLPASTGISHLTTLTETQQLILQEELERLASTMDVLLIDTGAGISSTVTYFAAAAQSIVVVVSPEPTSLTDAYALMKVLLRQYRERRFHVLVNMVKSPKDAARVFRKLEMAVSRFLHISLDYLGAIPLDDYVPMAVTQQRAVIDQFPQAPASRAFRELTEAVARLTPPALPKGTVQFLWQQLVRTH
- a CDS encoding RNA polymerase sigma factor for flagellar operon; translation: MDVRKETVAGNTRKVIPEADRERVIQEFTHVVKAMAHRLAFRLPAYMDAEDLMSVGIIGLMDAMDKYDPTREAKFKTYAEFRIRGAMLDEIRSMDWIPRSVHERITLLQKTYSELLNRLGRPPTDQEVGKELNMSAEELDEFLTRSRGAVVVSLDDLGVQDADGHKIISMLTDPNQPDPLSVLVSERARHVLESAIQELPEKERTVLSLYYFEELTMKEIGQALKVTESRVCQIHSKAILHLKARLQPVEA
- a CDS encoding diguanylate cyclase/phosphodiesterase (GGDEF & EAL domains) with PAS/PAC sensor(s): MVVSIMLVVGGLYWTASVGLLTVSALTAYPKAIWIGATVLFISVVGATLWTAWSSRSDSNGRLLSEASNVRILSTYDSVTGLPTNRLFTSLLNQALPRAHKNGRLVAVLMVELDHFTLSSELQGHVNRNMIYRVQAARMKSALRTTDCVARLAERTFVVLLDQVMAQDEVVAVAKKMQGTVSLPFTLDGHEVFLTSRIGISLSTQDGGEGGQLIEAATQAVATARAEGYAMYGLHGAVVTPQVDSTATIAA
- a CDS encoding Flagellar basal-body rod protein FlgF, which encodes MNRAIYPILSGAVAQEKQLQVFANNLANVNTAGFKQDQQGFRGLLARAGSPSVISSSVSGITSTIASRPTGPTERVFVEPHGVRTAFEPGRIRITGNPLDLALQGKGFFEVKTPEGIRYTRNGMFSLDNQRRLATNVGHVVMGTKGEIKVPPGTVQINAQGTIQVDGNQIGTIKVVEFPDAQMPQKFTEGLFMGGEPKVSADPQLQSGHIEESNVNSLGEMVKMIQGMRSYESAQKLIQTLDNMTQTAIQDLGRVQ
- a CDS encoding Flagellar basal-body rod protein FlgG; this translates as MIRAMWTAATGMTAQQLNVDTIAHNLANVNTNAFKRSRAEFSDLLYQIQRLPGTNASNIGVFPTGVQIGAGVRPVTVAKEWLQGNMRQTNNELDLAIDGPGFFQVSRPDGTIMYTRNGSFKRDNVGNLVTGDGDQLTPVITVPSGALKIDIGQDGTVSVLLPGVTQASQVGQIQLVRFDNPSGLVSMGNNLFLDSFASGPALQGTGGFTTGFGTLQQGFLESSNVNLAEEMVNMIIAQRSYEINSKTIQASDEMMQIANNLRR
- a CDS encoding Flagellar basal-body P-ring formation protein FlgA, whose protein sequence is MIRAGLILIATISVVQGLVLLAIAADGRPNRTAAGKPYDGTQQGGHDLTSARGKRFIYPEQVRSAIHDYVMRELAGRVTDCQVALGDPQQPIAAPAGTIDLQVSASQSDEPLGRRVFHMHLVVNGRFIKTFDATADIAAVLEVVVPVRPIKVDEQIERDDVGTDRVVLFDLKQPFATNPAEVIGKAASRPLPPQSPIRLTAVRRPFVVRKGDRVTIEARQGGLSIQTVGVTKSHGELGQTITVSNVDSGKELRATIVAPGVVRVNF
- a CDS encoding Flagellar L-ring protein FlgH, giving the protein MAACSASPSTKQQKVDVPQLPPPKTAGSLWQEENGRAYLYEDLRAMRTGDIITIRIEEKHKGSKSADTSAEKDSTVSNSLSGSGVGYLGIPGVRLSGEARRGFGIDASASNKFGGKGATNREDTLTGTISAIVTEVLPNGDLRIEGRREVTVNSERQIMTIGGIVRRVDVDTKNTVQSSAIADAKIEYSGLGVVDDVQRPGWFVRILDWVYPF
- a CDS encoding Flagellar P-ring protein FlgI, which gives rise to MTRPRKQQRVMIMQCFRLMLSSGVVRTADVDPDLLPRPWALPAPKPVPEPVARPQGLPWFRRAVVGMAAFLTISLLSVSLAQAVRVKDVATIEGVRENQLIGYGLVVGLDRTGDQVIGGQFTIQAMMSMLNKMGINLVISPIQLLTRNIASVMVTAKLPPFVKPGMTLDAVVSSMANAKSLQGGTLLLTPLKAPNQQVFAVAQGPVSIGGFLGGTGGPGGATVTKNHQAAGVVPAGAIVEKEVVVDIDSWDTVSVLLRHPDFTTAIRTAEAIDGTFGKGTAVPVNAGLVKTTLPATFQGRVVEYIATMEGLDVTVDVAAKVVVNERTGTVVLGEHVRLSTCAISHGNLTISVKNTLNVSQPPAPIIGSTQGQTTVTPDVQTEVKEQESRLVVVDQTVTLGDVVRALNAVGVTPRDLVAILSALRAAGALQANLEIV